A single window of Solanum dulcamara chromosome 5, daSolDulc1.2, whole genome shotgun sequence DNA harbors:
- the LOC129889197 gene encoding omega-amidase, chloroplastic-like: MRLGFLFLPSTLSSSSSSSSSVVVGSSISRSIVRPAPSLLLHRPFHFIPNRTTSNSNGFQFPARTTLAASASSMASSFKTEQARVPPALQLPSPSITKFKIGLCQLAVTADKERNIVHARAAIEEAAEKGAKLVVLPEIWNSPYSNDSFPIYAEDIDAGPDASSSTAMLSEVARLLKITIVGGSIPERCGDKLYNTCCVFDADGKLKAKHRKIHLFDIDIPGKITFKESQTLTAGETPTVVDTGAHLICYPGAFNMTTGPLHWELLQRARAVDNQLYVATCAPARDAGGGYVAWGHSTLIGPFGEVLATTEHDEAIVISEIDYSQIELRRTNLPLEKQRRGDLYQLVDVQRSSSQ; this comes from the exons ATGAGACTTGGATTCCTCTTCTTGCCTTCcaccctttcttcttcttcttcttcttcttcgtcagTAGTAGTTGGATCCTCCATTTCTCGGTCCATCGTACGACCTGCACCCTCGCTCCTGCTCCATCGTCCTTTTCACTTCATCCCAAATCGTACAACCAGTAACAGCAACGGATTCCAATTTCCAGCACGTACAACCCTCGCTGCATCAGCTTCTTCCATGGCTTCCTCTTTCAAGACCGAACAAGCTAGGGTTCCTCCTGCTCTCCAATTGCCCTCTCCCTCCATTACTAAG TTTAAGATTGGGTTATGTCAGTTAGCGGTGACAGCAGATAAGGAAAGGAATATTGTTCATGCGCGAGCAGCAATTGAGGAAGCTGCTGAGAAGGGGGCTAAGCTTGTTGTTTTGCCT GAAATATGGAATAGTCCATATTCAAATGATAGCTTCCCAATTTATGCTGAAGACATTGATGCTGGTCCTGATGCGTCTTCCTCAACTGCCATGCTCTCTGAAGTAGCTCGACTTTTGAAGATTACAATAGTGGGAGGCTCTATACCTGAACGCTGTGGGGACAAGTTGTATAATACTTGCTGTGTCTTTGATGCTGATGGAAAGTTGAAAGCTAAGCACAGAAAG ATACATCTTTTTGACATTGATATTCCTGGTAAAATAACCTTTAAGGAATCACAGACGCTTACAGCAGGAGAGACTCCAACTGTTGTGGATACAG GGGCTCACCTGATCTGCTATCCTGGGGCGTTCAACATGACTACTGGACCACTGCACTGGGAGTTACTGCAAAGGGCAAG GGCAGTTGATAATCAG CTATATGTTGCAACATGTGCACCTGCTCGAGACGCTGGTGGTGGATATGTGGCTTGGGGCCATTCCACACTAATTGGACCA TTTGGAGAAGTGCTGGCTACAACTGAACATGACGAGGCAATAGTCATCTCGGAGATTGACTATTCACAAATTGAGCTGAGGAG GACAAACCTTCCATTAGAGAAGCAAAGACGAGGTGATCTTTACCAGTTGGTAGATGTACAGAGGTCGAGTTCTCAGTAA